Proteins found in one Drosophila busckii strain San Diego stock center, stock number 13000-0081.31 chromosome 2R, ASM1175060v1, whole genome shotgun sequence genomic segment:
- the LOC108596576 gene encoding ATP-binding cassette sub-family A member 17 isoform X3, translated as MSSNFVMPPLLRSSSTCKKLCVLIKKNFRILFTSPLSIAVILIVPIVLFLLAHFDLITTAVKPTLRGENKFTKLDLDTEVKSIFYYPNNSIITNLIEKLAIELHTDKVETYASSSAFENALTTKDAFVGIEFSEDLTNVTKLPHKLTIILRFPDFLRSRSGKMWKTGIFYKIFVEKLETKPTYYAEEGFLIIQAKLSRLLIRKNTDDLNPEDPDERMPSVSVNGFPERKHTDYSYLYKYHKRFRILIPILFVGPMLMLGYRVVTEKHGQLRDLIHIMGGVSVVINWLSWSITVFASLLILTFILVVLVKAYLCPFSSILVLFLIFLLYILTLTWYILMICACFKAPVVTVIIIFIIFSISLVPDMMKFNVVTDYVRSIVNSFFMNSAMLEAMRHVYVYEQNRKGIHWSNLFQVSIPQLYLSPGVVIFNMFSTNIILILICLYADQLHLGKPWYFPCRCLALKRKRKPRQKAGGDSGIEWPTGSRWIQQFNVFELDTTNRTAIIETKSLTKVFGEHVAVANINLKLYEDEITVLLGTNGAGKSTIFKILSGMLAPSSGTVLINGHDMAITPKLARKSLAICPQANVLFGQMSARWHIEFYSQLKGLSRRDAQVEASQYLEKVNMLNRGGTKVNKLSAGMRRRLMLCCALCANSKVILLEEPMANLDLTARKVIRELLLEKKAGRCILATTHSIEVAELLADRVAIMCDGKIYALGSIDFLITQLSPGYRLVCEQLEDCDVEKVTRFLQRYIRFVQLESIRETYLTYRLPIKDVFQFQKLFKALEGNASQLKLSNYSVAAPNLSDAFTQITTSRFVARSANSMNADLTPYNNPLILCDWRNSKGDENLIEILRSYESIAKAAGATVRRINETFKDYMLYNVEDDSDYTIVAAVSVEEFYILAWFNPLLEHSAPLSLALVYNAIGQRFGKTTIDVVNKPRRIANPVEYQENKIYLNFFSALVIIYCCLLMGFFALLPIEERAIHLRQQLLNSGISVWSYWLSHLLWDMFVYVLMALVVLLTLPHKFGRAFYLLMVYFLIFGFASLSFTYLISLIFLDSVNGMSIVLIINWIFVFTAMITDIERAFRDAFNIFAMVVPSNALYQAIMGSLKYGNKQSCVTESTCKPVIFAKPFIYMFFSGIVYFLLVVLLTKLFHAGYTIRRSDEIEYVPEEGVDVNEERERVENLVKDETLLRNCSLVIDRATKVYNQTVAVNNLSLEVWPTECFCLLGPNGAGKTSTFDMIVGNKSITHGNIYVKGYSVKHHLHRCGNQIGFAAREPKIYTFMTGRENLRFACLTVGIKTESIKVTIAYVADSCMITPYLDQKAKTYNAVTKQKLNIAIATLSPTLICLDEPTAGVDTTARDEICLLLADLRDSGRSLFVTSHNMHECELLCTRLGLIVKGKLLCLGTLEHLKQRFNKGITVKIQVANRERLDTSKSLVFTSELSIDRSSRSMFSNRSHETVSSAEGNSKSTQTQRGINKIKSSVTISASPPTIFTQSTSESDLDSLSENLDESSPRYWQDLINRVILTFKRDFPGSYVKEKCYILGLVSLIIPDANIKWSEIFSYVEQHRSHLQIWHYSISQMTLEDIVLEFTNRQNDV; from the exons ATGTCATCGAACTTCGTAATGCCTCCTCTATTGAGGAGTTCATCAACATGCAAAAAGCTGTGTGTGCTCATCAAAAagaattttagaattttgtttacaagTCCACTAAGCATAGCAGTTATCCTAATAGTACCAATTGTATTATTTCTGTTAGCCCACTTTGATTTAATAACGACTGCTGTTAAGCCTACTCTTCGGGgagaaaataaattcacaaaaCTGGATCTGGATACGGAAGTAAA ATCCATATTTTACTATccaaacaattcaattattacGAATCTCATAGAAAAACTGGCTATAGAATTGCATACAGACAAAGTTGAGACCTATGCTAGTAGCTCGGCATTCGAAAATGCGCTTACAACAAAAGATGCTTTTGTGGGGATAGAATTCAGTGAGGATCTTACGAATGTAACTAAATTGCCACATAAGTTGACAATTATATTGAGGTTTCCGGATTTCTTACGTTCAAGAAGCGGTAAAATGTGGAAAACTGGCATTTTCTATAAGATCTTTGTTGAAAAGCTAGAAACAAAGCCAACTTATTATGCCGAAGAGggatttttaattatacagGCTAAGCTAAGTAGGCTACTAATTCGTAAGAACACCGATGATCTGAACCCAGAAGACCCAGATGAGAGAATGCCCAGTGTTAGTGTTAACGGCTTTCCAGAACGCAAACATACGGATTACTCATACTTATACAAATACCACAAGCGATTTCGCATCCTTATTCCTATCCTTTTTGTGGGTCCAATGCTAATGTTGGGTTAT cGAGTTGTGACCGAGAAGCATGGACAATTGCGTGATTTGATTCACATTATGGGTGGTGTTTCGGTGGTTATCAATTGGCTCTCGTGGTCTATAACAGTTTTCGCATCTTTGCTAATACTAACGTTTATACTAGTGGTGCTAGTGAAAGCATACTTGTGTCCATTCAGCAGCATACTAGTACTTTTTcttatatttctattatatATCCTTACACTGACATGGTATATCCTTATGATATGTGCCTGCTTCAAAGCTCCTGTAGTGACGGTTAtcataattttcattatattcaGTATAAGCTTAGTACCTGATATGATGAAATTCAATGTGGTTACCGATTATGTTCGTAGCATTGTAAACAGCTTTTTTATGAATTCCGCCATGCTGGAAGCGATGAGAcatgtttatgtatatgaaCAAAATCGGAAAGGTATTCACTGGAGCAATTTGTTCCAGGTTTCTATTCCTCAATTGTATTTGAGCCCCGGCGTCGTTATCTTTAATATGTTCTCTACGAATATTATACTAATACTTATCTGCCTATATGCGGATCAGCTGCACTTGGGCAAACCTTGGTACTTCCCTTGTCGTTGCTTAGCTTTGAAAAGAAAGCGAAAGCCACGACAGAAGGCAGGCGGCGACTCGGGAATAGAGTGGCCCACAGGCAGCAGATGGATCCAGCAATTTAATGTATTTGAGCTAGATACGACCAATAGGACTGCCATAATTGAGACAAAATCATTAACTAAAGTCTTTGGCGagcatgttgcagttgcaaacaTAAATCTGAAATTATACGAGGATGAGATAACAGTGCTGCTAGGAACTAACGGTGCTGGCAAGAGCACTATATTCAAGATACTATCTGGCATGCTGGCACCCAGTTCGGGAACCGTACTTATCAATGGGCATGACATGGCTATTACCCCAAAACTAGCACGCAAGTCCCTCGCAATCTGTCCACAAGCAAATGTACTCTTTGGGCAGATGAGCGCACGGTGGCACATCGAGTTTTATAGTCAACTGAAAGGCCTCAGTCGGCGTGATGCCCAGGTGGAAGCGTCCCAGTATTTGGAAAAGGTTAATATGCTTAATCGAGGTGGCACCAAAGTCAATAAATTAAGTGCGGGTATGAGGCGTAGGCTAATGCTTTGCTGCGCGCTTTGCGCCAACTCAAAG GTGATCCTTCTAGAGGAGCCCATGGCCAATCTGGATCTGACGGCGCGTAAGGTAATTAGGGAATTATTATTAGAAAAGAAGGCCGGGCGCTGCATTTTGGCTACTACACACAGTATTGAAGTAGCAGAGCTACTGGCCGATCGTGTGGCTATTATGTGTGATGGTAAAATATATGCTCTGGGCTCAATCGACTTTTTAATAACTCAACTTAGTCCGGGGTATCGATTG GTCTGTGAGCAACTGGAAGATTGTGATGTGGAGAAAGTCACACGCTTTCTGCAACGCTACATACGATTTGTCCAATTGGAGAGCATCAGAGAGACCTATCTGACCTATCGTCTGCCCATCAAGGATGTTTTCCAATTTCAGAAACTCTTTAAAGCTTTGGAAGGCAATGCTAGTCAATTGAAGTTGTCTAACTATAGCGTCGCTGCTCCTAATTTAAGCGATGCATTTACACAGATTACTACCAGCAGATTTGTTGCCAGATCAGCCAACTCCATGAATG CTGATCTGACGCCGTATAATAATCCCTTAATTTTGTGCGATTGGAGGAATAGCAAAGGAGATGAAAATTTGATAGAAATCCTAAGATCGTACGAAAGCATCGCCAAAGCCGCTGGTGCCACAGTGCGACGTATAAATGAAACATTTAAGGACTACATGTTGTATAATGTTGAAGATGACAGTGACTACACCATTGTGGCAGCTGTGTCCGTTGAAGAATTCTACATTCTCGCCTGGTTTAATCCACTGCTGGAGCATAGCGCTCCATTATCGCTCGCTTTGGTATACAATGCGATTGGGCAACGTTTTGGTAAAACGACTATTGATGTGGTTAATAAGCCTCGCAGAATAGCAAACCCAGTTGAGTACCaggaaaacaaaatatatttgaattttttttccGCATTAGTTATAATATATTGCTGCCTGCTGATGGGCTTCTTTGCCCTACTGCCCATCGAGGAAAGAGCCATACATCTCAGACAACAGCTGCTCAACAGCGGCATTAGCGTCTGGAGTTACTGGCTATCGCATCTGTTATGGGATATGTTTGTCTATGTGCTTATGGCATTGGTCGTACTATTAACTCTTCCTCACAAATTTGGACGTGCGTTCTATTTGCTAATGGTCTATTTCCTTATTTTCGGTTTCGCTTCATTATCATTCACATATTTGATTTCGTTGATCTTCCTTGATTCTGTCAATGGCATGTCAATTGTGCTTATTATCAACTGGATTTTTG ttttcacTGCTATGATTACTGATATTGAAAGAGCCTTTCGAGATGCTTTCAACATATTTGCCATGGTTGTTCCTTCCAATGCTTTATACCAAGCTATAATGGGGTCATTGAAATACGGCAACAAGCAAAGTTGCGTAACAGAATCAA CATGTAAACCTGTTATATTTGCGAAACCATTTATCTATATGTTTTTCAGCGGCATTGTCTACTTTCTTCTAGTTGTGCTACTAACAAAGCTCTTCCATGCCGGATACACAATAAG GAGAAGCGACGAAATTGAGTATGTGCCAGAGGAGGGTGTAGATGTGAATGAAGAGCGTGAACGCGTCGAGAATCTAGTGAAGGACGAAACGCTTCTAAGGAACTGCAGCTTGGTAATAGACCGTGCTACCAAAGTGTATAATCAAACTGTAGCTGTGAATAATCTTTCGCTTGAGGTCTGGCC CACCGAATGCTTCTGCTTGCTGGGCCCAAATGGCGCGGGCAAGACAAGCACATTTGACATGATCGTGGGTAATAAAAGCATTACTCATGGCAATATCTATGTTAAAGGGTATAGTGTCAAGCATCATTTGCATCGTTGTGGCAATCAGATTGGATTTGCGGCTCGTGAGCCCAAGATATACACGTTTATGACGGGCCGCGAGAATCTTAGGTTTGCGTGCTTAACTGTTGGCATCAAGACTGAATCCATAAAGGTTACTATCGCGTATGTGGCCGACAGCTGTATGATCACGCCATACCTTGATCAAAAGGCGAAGACCTATAACGCTGTTACCAAACAGAAACTGAATATAGCCATTGCTACGCTGTCGCCAACATTAATTTGCCTGGATGAGCCCACAGCGGGTGTAGATACTACCGCCAGGGATGAAATCTGTCTGCTGTTAGCTGATTTACGCGATTCTGGCCGCTCGCTCTTTGTCACCTCGCATAATATGCACGAGTGTGAATTGCTCTGCACACGCCTAGGCCTAATAGTTAAGGGTAAGCTGCTTTGCTTGGGTACATTGGAGCATCTGAAACAACGCTTTAATAAGGGCATAACTGTTAAGATTCAAGTAGCAAACAGAGAGAGACTGGATACGTCCAAATCATTGGT ATTTACATCCGAACTATCGATTGATCGCAGCTCGAGATCAATGTTTAGCAATCGTAGTCATG aGACTGTATCTTCGGCTGAAGGCAATTCAAAAAGTACACAAACACAAAGaggtataaataaaataaaatccaGTGTTACCATATCAGCGTCACCACCAACAATATTTACGCAATCCACGTCTGAAAGTGATTTGGACTCATTGTCAGAAAACTTGGACGAATCTAGCCCGAGATATTGGCAAGATTTGATTAACAGGGTAATATTGACTTTTAAGAGGGATTTTCCAGGAAGTTATGTCAA AGAGAAATGCTATATTCTTGGATTGGTGTCGCTCATTATACCAGATGCTAATATTAAGTGGTCagaaatatttagttatgtTGAGCAGCATCGCAGTCACTTGCAAATCTGGCATTATTCGATAAGTCAAATGACTCTGGAAGATATAGTTTTGGAATTTACCAATCGTCAAAATGATGTTTaa
- the LOC108596576 gene encoding ATP-binding cassette sub-family A member 17 isoform X2: MSSNFVMPPLLRSSSTCKKLCVLIKKNFRILFTSPLSIAVILIVPIVLFLLAHFDLITTAVKPTLRGENKFTKLDLDTEVKSIFYYPNNSIITNLIEKLAIELHTDKVETYASSSAFENALTTKDAFVGIEFSEDLTNVTKLPHKLTIILRFPDFLRSRSGKMWKTGIFYKIFVEKLETKPTYYAEEGFLIIQAKLSRLLIRKNTDDLNPEDPDERMPSVSVNGFPERKHTDYSYLYKYHKRFRILIPILFVGPMLMLGYRVVTEKHGQLRDLIHIMGGVSVVINWLSWSITVFASLLILTFILVVLVKAYLCPFSSILVLFLIFLLYILTLTWYILMICACFKAPVVTVIIIFIIFSISLVPDMMKFNVVTDYVRSIVNSFFMNSAMLEAMRHVYVYEQNRKGIHWSNLFQVSIPQLYLSPGVVIFNMFSTNIILILICLYADQLHLGKPWYFPCRCLALKRKRKPRQKAGGDSGIEWPTGSRWIQQFNVFELDTTNRTAIIETKSLTKVFGEHVAVANINLKLYEDEITVLLGTNGAGKSTIFKILSGMLAPSSGTVLINGHDMAITPKLARKSLAICPQANVLFGQMSARWHIEFYSQLKGLSRRDAQVEASQYLEKVNMLNRGGTKVNKLSAGMRRRLMLCCALCANSKEPMANLDLTARKVIRELLLEKKAGRCILATTHSIEVAELLADRVAIMCDGKIYALGSIDFLITQLSPGYRLVCEQLEDCDVEKVTRFLQRYIRFVQLESIRETYLTYRLPIKDVFQFQKLFKALEGNASQLKLSNYSVAAPNLSDAFTQITTSRFVARSANSMNALMVKQVNRKELNPWKKCCNDWRGLMLRKLIYTKHNMLMLVLLMGLPILIYILIKILHIDSMQTLPSALNIADLTPYNNPLILCDWRNSKGDENLIEILRSYESIAKAAGATVRRINETFKDYMLYNVEDDSDYTIVAAVSVEEFYILAWFNPLLEHSAPLSLALVYNAIGQRFGKTTIDVVNKPRRIANPVEYQENKIYLNFFSALVIIYCCLLMGFFALLPIEERAIHLRQQLLNSGISVWSYWLSHLLWDMFVYVLMALVVLLTLPHKFGRAFYLLMVYFLIFGFASLSFTYLISLIFLDSVNGMSIVLIINWIFVFTAMITDIERAFRDAFNIFAMVVPSNALYQAIMGSLKYGNKQSCVTESTCKPVIFAKPFIYMFFSGIVYFLLVVLLTKLFHAGYTIRRSDEIEYVPEEGVDVNEERERVENLVKDETLLRNCSLVIDRATKVYNQTVAVNNLSLEVWPTECFCLLGPNGAGKTSTFDMIVGNKSITHGNIYVKGYSVKHHLHRCGNQIGFAAREPKIYTFMTGRENLRFACLTVGIKTESIKVTIAYVADSCMITPYLDQKAKTYNAVTKQKLNIAIATLSPTLICLDEPTAGVDTTARDEICLLLADLRDSGRSLFVTSHNMHECELLCTRLGLIVKGKLLCLGTLEHLKQRFNKGITVKIQVANRERLDTSKSLVFTSELSIDRSSRSMFSNRSHETVSSAEGNSKSTQTQRGINKIKSSVTISASPPTIFTQSTSESDLDSLSENLDESSPRYWQDLINRVILTFKRDFPGSYVKEKCYILGLVSLIIPDANIKWSEIFSYVEQHRSHLQIWHYSISQMTLEDIVLEFTNRQNDV, encoded by the exons ATGTCATCGAACTTCGTAATGCCTCCTCTATTGAGGAGTTCATCAACATGCAAAAAGCTGTGTGTGCTCATCAAAAagaattttagaattttgtttacaagTCCACTAAGCATAGCAGTTATCCTAATAGTACCAATTGTATTATTTCTGTTAGCCCACTTTGATTTAATAACGACTGCTGTTAAGCCTACTCTTCGGGgagaaaataaattcacaaaaCTGGATCTGGATACGGAAGTAAA ATCCATATTTTACTATccaaacaattcaattattacGAATCTCATAGAAAAACTGGCTATAGAATTGCATACAGACAAAGTTGAGACCTATGCTAGTAGCTCGGCATTCGAAAATGCGCTTACAACAAAAGATGCTTTTGTGGGGATAGAATTCAGTGAGGATCTTACGAATGTAACTAAATTGCCACATAAGTTGACAATTATATTGAGGTTTCCGGATTTCTTACGTTCAAGAAGCGGTAAAATGTGGAAAACTGGCATTTTCTATAAGATCTTTGTTGAAAAGCTAGAAACAAAGCCAACTTATTATGCCGAAGAGggatttttaattatacagGCTAAGCTAAGTAGGCTACTAATTCGTAAGAACACCGATGATCTGAACCCAGAAGACCCAGATGAGAGAATGCCCAGTGTTAGTGTTAACGGCTTTCCAGAACGCAAACATACGGATTACTCATACTTATACAAATACCACAAGCGATTTCGCATCCTTATTCCTATCCTTTTTGTGGGTCCAATGCTAATGTTGGGTTAT cGAGTTGTGACCGAGAAGCATGGACAATTGCGTGATTTGATTCACATTATGGGTGGTGTTTCGGTGGTTATCAATTGGCTCTCGTGGTCTATAACAGTTTTCGCATCTTTGCTAATACTAACGTTTATACTAGTGGTGCTAGTGAAAGCATACTTGTGTCCATTCAGCAGCATACTAGTACTTTTTcttatatttctattatatATCCTTACACTGACATGGTATATCCTTATGATATGTGCCTGCTTCAAAGCTCCTGTAGTGACGGTTAtcataattttcattatattcaGTATAAGCTTAGTACCTGATATGATGAAATTCAATGTGGTTACCGATTATGTTCGTAGCATTGTAAACAGCTTTTTTATGAATTCCGCCATGCTGGAAGCGATGAGAcatgtttatgtatatgaaCAAAATCGGAAAGGTATTCACTGGAGCAATTTGTTCCAGGTTTCTATTCCTCAATTGTATTTGAGCCCCGGCGTCGTTATCTTTAATATGTTCTCTACGAATATTATACTAATACTTATCTGCCTATATGCGGATCAGCTGCACTTGGGCAAACCTTGGTACTTCCCTTGTCGTTGCTTAGCTTTGAAAAGAAAGCGAAAGCCACGACAGAAGGCAGGCGGCGACTCGGGAATAGAGTGGCCCACAGGCAGCAGATGGATCCAGCAATTTAATGTATTTGAGCTAGATACGACCAATAGGACTGCCATAATTGAGACAAAATCATTAACTAAAGTCTTTGGCGagcatgttgcagttgcaaacaTAAATCTGAAATTATACGAGGATGAGATAACAGTGCTGCTAGGAACTAACGGTGCTGGCAAGAGCACTATATTCAAGATACTATCTGGCATGCTGGCACCCAGTTCGGGAACCGTACTTATCAATGGGCATGACATGGCTATTACCCCAAAACTAGCACGCAAGTCCCTCGCAATCTGTCCACAAGCAAATGTACTCTTTGGGCAGATGAGCGCACGGTGGCACATCGAGTTTTATAGTCAACTGAAAGGCCTCAGTCGGCGTGATGCCCAGGTGGAAGCGTCCCAGTATTTGGAAAAGGTTAATATGCTTAATCGAGGTGGCACCAAAGTCAATAAATTAAGTGCGGGTATGAGGCGTAGGCTAATGCTTTGCTGCGCGCTTTGCGCCAACTCAAAG GAGCCCATGGCCAATCTGGATCTGACGGCGCGTAAGGTAATTAGGGAATTATTATTAGAAAAGAAGGCCGGGCGCTGCATTTTGGCTACTACACACAGTATTGAAGTAGCAGAGCTACTGGCCGATCGTGTGGCTATTATGTGTGATGGTAAAATATATGCTCTGGGCTCAATCGACTTTTTAATAACTCAACTTAGTCCGGGGTATCGATTG GTCTGTGAGCAACTGGAAGATTGTGATGTGGAGAAAGTCACACGCTTTCTGCAACGCTACATACGATTTGTCCAATTGGAGAGCATCAGAGAGACCTATCTGACCTATCGTCTGCCCATCAAGGATGTTTTCCAATTTCAGAAACTCTTTAAAGCTTTGGAAGGCAATGCTAGTCAATTGAAGTTGTCTAACTATAGCGTCGCTGCTCCTAATTTAAGCGATGCATTTACACAGATTACTACCAGCAGATTTGTTGCCAGATCAGCCAACTCCATGAATG CTTTAATGGTTAAGCAAGTGAACAGAAAAGAGCTCAATCCCTggaaaaaatgttgcaacgaCTGGCGTGGATTGATGCTCAGAAAGCTAATTTATACTAAGCATAATATGCTGATGCTCGTTTTATTGATGGGCTTGcccattttaatttatatattaatcaaGATACTACATATTGACAGCATGCAAACCTTACCATCTGCCTTAAATATAGCTGATCTGACGCCGTATAATAATCCCTTAATTTTGTGCGATTGGAGGAATAGCAAAGGAGATGAAAATTTGATAGAAATCCTAAGATCGTACGAAAGCATCGCCAAAGCCGCTGGTGCCACAGTGCGACGTATAAATGAAACATTTAAGGACTACATGTTGTATAATGTTGAAGATGACAGTGACTACACCATTGTGGCAGCTGTGTCCGTTGAAGAATTCTACATTCTCGCCTGGTTTAATCCACTGCTGGAGCATAGCGCTCCATTATCGCTCGCTTTGGTATACAATGCGATTGGGCAACGTTTTGGTAAAACGACTATTGATGTGGTTAATAAGCCTCGCAGAATAGCAAACCCAGTTGAGTACCaggaaaacaaaatatatttgaattttttttccGCATTAGTTATAATATATTGCTGCCTGCTGATGGGCTTCTTTGCCCTACTGCCCATCGAGGAAAGAGCCATACATCTCAGACAACAGCTGCTCAACAGCGGCATTAGCGTCTGGAGTTACTGGCTATCGCATCTGTTATGGGATATGTTTGTCTATGTGCTTATGGCATTGGTCGTACTATTAACTCTTCCTCACAAATTTGGACGTGCGTTCTATTTGCTAATGGTCTATTTCCTTATTTTCGGTTTCGCTTCATTATCATTCACATATTTGATTTCGTTGATCTTCCTTGATTCTGTCAATGGCATGTCAATTGTGCTTATTATCAACTGGATTTTTG ttttcacTGCTATGATTACTGATATTGAAAGAGCCTTTCGAGATGCTTTCAACATATTTGCCATGGTTGTTCCTTCCAATGCTTTATACCAAGCTATAATGGGGTCATTGAAATACGGCAACAAGCAAAGTTGCGTAACAGAATCAA CATGTAAACCTGTTATATTTGCGAAACCATTTATCTATATGTTTTTCAGCGGCATTGTCTACTTTCTTCTAGTTGTGCTACTAACAAAGCTCTTCCATGCCGGATACACAATAAG GAGAAGCGACGAAATTGAGTATGTGCCAGAGGAGGGTGTAGATGTGAATGAAGAGCGTGAACGCGTCGAGAATCTAGTGAAGGACGAAACGCTTCTAAGGAACTGCAGCTTGGTAATAGACCGTGCTACCAAAGTGTATAATCAAACTGTAGCTGTGAATAATCTTTCGCTTGAGGTCTGGCC CACCGAATGCTTCTGCTTGCTGGGCCCAAATGGCGCGGGCAAGACAAGCACATTTGACATGATCGTGGGTAATAAAAGCATTACTCATGGCAATATCTATGTTAAAGGGTATAGTGTCAAGCATCATTTGCATCGTTGTGGCAATCAGATTGGATTTGCGGCTCGTGAGCCCAAGATATACACGTTTATGACGGGCCGCGAGAATCTTAGGTTTGCGTGCTTAACTGTTGGCATCAAGACTGAATCCATAAAGGTTACTATCGCGTATGTGGCCGACAGCTGTATGATCACGCCATACCTTGATCAAAAGGCGAAGACCTATAACGCTGTTACCAAACAGAAACTGAATATAGCCATTGCTACGCTGTCGCCAACATTAATTTGCCTGGATGAGCCCACAGCGGGTGTAGATACTACCGCCAGGGATGAAATCTGTCTGCTGTTAGCTGATTTACGCGATTCTGGCCGCTCGCTCTTTGTCACCTCGCATAATATGCACGAGTGTGAATTGCTCTGCACACGCCTAGGCCTAATAGTTAAGGGTAAGCTGCTTTGCTTGGGTACATTGGAGCATCTGAAACAACGCTTTAATAAGGGCATAACTGTTAAGATTCAAGTAGCAAACAGAGAGAGACTGGATACGTCCAAATCATTGGT ATTTACATCCGAACTATCGATTGATCGCAGCTCGAGATCAATGTTTAGCAATCGTAGTCATG aGACTGTATCTTCGGCTGAAGGCAATTCAAAAAGTACACAAACACAAAGaggtataaataaaataaaatccaGTGTTACCATATCAGCGTCACCACCAACAATATTTACGCAATCCACGTCTGAAAGTGATTTGGACTCATTGTCAGAAAACTTGGACGAATCTAGCCCGAGATATTGGCAAGATTTGATTAACAGGGTAATATTGACTTTTAAGAGGGATTTTCCAGGAAGTTATGTCAA AGAGAAATGCTATATTCTTGGATTGGTGTCGCTCATTATACCAGATGCTAATATTAAGTGGTCagaaatatttagttatgtTGAGCAGCATCGCAGTCACTTGCAAATCTGGCATTATTCGATAAGTCAAATGACTCTGGAAGATATAGTTTTGGAATTTACCAATCGTCAAAATGATGTTTaa